The sequence below is a genomic window from Halalkalicoccus jeotgali B3.
GTAACCCGTCGATACTGTTTTTGATCTGATTGAACTGCACATCGTCGCAGGCCAGCAACCGCAGGATGTGGAACGTCCATTTGCAGCCGAGCATCTCCCAGATTCCGCTCCACTCAGTCGAATCCGGAAGATCTGTATCGATTCCCATGAGACTACTTTGTTCACTATACTGAAGCAACTACCTTCAAAATTACTACCCCATTTAGGGATCCAACCGTGGTAGTCAACGACGGTGAATCCAGATGAGCAACGACCAGATCCCCGGCTACACGATGGGCGAGGACTCAGTGCAGGAGGCATCGATCAGTATGGAGGAATTCGAGCAGCTGAAACAGTCTGTGATGTTTACTGAGGAGGACGAGGAATATCTCCAAGAAGCTGGTGATATTCTTGAGTCGCAGATCGATGATATTCTCGATGTTTGGTATGGCTTTGTCGCTGATCACGATTTCTTAGTCTATTATTTCAGTCAGCCCGACGGGGAGCCGATCGACGAGTATCTCGACCGAGTACGTGATCGGTTTGGGCAATGGATTCGAGATACCTGTGATACGCCCTACGACGAAGCGTGGCTTGACTACCAATTTGAGATTGCTCGCCGGCACCATCGGACGAAGAAAAATCAGACCGACGATGTCGACGCCGTGCCGAACATCGACCTTCGGTACGTAATCGCATTTATCTACCCGATTACCGCGACGATTCGAGAGTTCCTCGATGACGGTGAGCACGATTCCGATAAAGTCGATGCCATGTACCACGCGTGGTTCAAATCCGTCGTCCTGCAGGTAACGCTCTGGAGCTATCCCTACGTCCATGATGGCGACTGGTAAAGACGCACCCATTCAGGGACACAGTTCGTGACTAATTGAGGTCCCTCACCTCTTTCTCCACCAATAGGCGCAAATAGAACTGGTGAAACCCATCTTACGAGCTGCTAGCGCGCATGCCACTAGGTCGCGAGCTTATAGCGTCCAGTAAAGGTAGCGAACGCTCCAACAGTGAAATTACCAAATAAATTTACAATATTTTTAGGAATGAAAAATCTATCACGTAGCCATGAGAGGCGTTCTGAACTCGTGACTTGTATGGACTTACTGATGGTAGAGCGACCGCGAGTTACCGGATTATACAATTTTATTGATAAGTTCCTCGCCAGCGTCGATATGGACGAGGTTCTCTCGAACGAGATCGGCAACATTCCGATAGTAGTCCTCGGTGAACCCCGCACAGTGTGGGGTGATGAGAACCTCTTCGAAATCCCAGAGTGGGGAATCCTTAGGGAGCGGTTCCGCCTCGAAGACGTCAAGTGCAGCGCCACCGATTATCCCAGCTTCGAGGGCATCAACGAGCGCGTCCTGGTCGACCACAGGGCCACGAGCGACGTTAATCAGAATCGCGTCGTCTCGCATTGCGGCGAACTCCTCGGTGGACATCAGATGGTGAGTCTCGTCGACGAGCGGAACTGCGAGCACGACAAACTTTGATTCCCGGATCGCTGTATGGAGATCATCTGGTGTGTAAACTGTTCGAACCCCATTGAGAGACTCACCTGAACGACGAACGCCGATGACGTCGAGTCCGAGCGCGGATGCCTGCTTCACGATTCCCCGGCCGAGCGTCCCTAATCCGACAATACAACAACGCTCGTCTGCCAGCGTATATGCGTCATCCCATGTGGGGGGTGACCACTCTCGCTGGGTCTGCGATTTCACAGCAGGCAGTAGTCGACGTGCGAACGAAAGCATGTATCCCGCGACGGTCTCGCCGACCGCCGAGCCGTGGATACCACTGCTGTTTGTAAGGATCACCTCGTGCTCGCGTAACTCGTCAAAGGGGAAGCGATCCACACCCGCCTGAATCGAGTGTATCCAGTAGACTCCCTCGAGGTAGCTGTCGTGATAGGCCATCGTGACGACAGCGTCGTACGGTTCAAGTGAGTCAACGCCAGCGTCGATGATCATCACGTCGACGATATCCACGAGGGCGTCTCGCAACTGTTCGGGAGGAAAGACGGTCGAGACAGACTCATCGACTGCGATGCTCGAAATCTCCATACTCATTTGTTCGGTCGAATGGATATTTAAGGATTCGAAGCGCACTGGAACAGAATTGTTCCTGCAACCCAGTTCAGAGTTGTGACAGTCTCCGATTCTGCCTCTCACCGGACTCATCGGTACGCGTCTTCGGTCTCAATTGGGCACTGACTATCGAATAGAGTTTCTCGAACTTCGGGGTTACAGCAGGCCCAACTCAGCCATCGGCACAACTCCGCCAGAATGCTTAGAATTGATTTACAACTTCCGGATAAATAATATTGGTGAGGTGATGGATCACAGATTCGTCGATGCACGGGTATCGTAGGCAAATTGGATTACGGTGATGAGGAAGATGGTTGAGCCGTCTGAGTCGCCGGTCAGCAACGCGATAATTGCTGGAATCACACGCATTGACCTGCCGAGCACGGCTAAGAGACCAATCCCGTAGGTAGCGAGCCGTTGCCGACCCAGACGCTGGCTACTTATCACATCCATTCACACGTCTCGTAACTATCCACATTTGTCTCTTCGTTGAGTATGCGACACCTTGTGCAACAACACTGTAGAAGTGGCGTTGTTGCACAAGGCTCCAGTCGACTCATATCCCATCTATCGTCCGAATACGTAGTCGAACCCAATCTACTATTAACTTGAACTTATATTAATATAATATGAATAGTGGGACGTCTTCTATGTCACTAGATCGACGACAGTTCCTCAAGCAGACGGCAGCAACAGCAGCTGGCGGGATACTGGCCAGTAGCGCAGGCTGTCTCCAACTACTCGGCTTGAGTGGTTCGACAACCGGCCTCAGAGGCGGCCCCACGTTTCAGGATGTCCGCCGTGAGGATGCCGACGTCGTGGTTGAGTCAGCCGCCGATCTCGAAGCCGAAGTCACACGCGGCGGGGGACGCGTTATCTGGATTCCATCCGATACAGCGATCGATCTGAGTGGCCGGAATTTCACGCTCCGCCATGCAACGATCGCCTCTGACCGTTCGGACGACAGCTCAGGCGCGCTCCTCGCAACGTCGGATCGAGGCCGCGGCTCACCAGCGATGAGCAACGCTCTCTTCACACTCGAGGAAGGGGGTCGCCTCACCGGCGTGACGATTCGTGGCCCGCATTGGAACTACACTGCCTCACCAGTCATTCCCGGCTACATTCCCTTTGCACCGGGCGAGACACGTGATGAACGCGAACAGTGGCGTAGTGAGTGGTACGCGCGTGGTGTCTCGATGCAAGCCGACAGTAGCCAGTTCGACAATTGTGAACTGTGGGGATTTTCGACGGGGATCATGGTCGGCAGTCGAGAATCACCGGCCTCACCGTCGATTCTCTACTCGGCACTGCACAATTGTATGATGACCTCTGCGGGGTATCCGATTGACATCAATCGCGGGACACCAACGATCTATCGGTGTGCCTTCGATGCGTATCGTCATGCGATCTGCGGCTACGGCACTGCGGATGCCGGTTATCTCGCGATCGAGTGCGATTTCGGCCCCCACGCATCGAGCCACCCGATCGATATGCACCGCATCGGTGAGAACGAAAGCGGAACAACCGATCAATCCGCGCTACGGTGGCAATGGTGTGCTGGGGGAACGATGCTCGTTCGCAACTCGATCATTCGCCCGACGAGGGTGGTCGATCAGCGTCATCACAATGGCACGAATGCCGGGCCGTATGAGCCCGATCTGTACATCAATCACAACCGTGGCGGCTTCACACCGCACGTCTTGATTCGGGGTGCACCGGTCGATGGGATCTACCTTGAGGGTAACCAATGTGCTCATCCTGACGCTGAAACTGGGATCGACCAATCATCCTTCCCGGGTCGCCAGCGGATGAACGAGTTCGGGTGGCACAACATCTTTACCCGACAGAATCAGTGGAATGTCCCGTTCAGTCAGTAACGTCGTAGACCGTTCGATTTACTTCGATTCGCTCGAGATCCCTCGCTATCGTCCCGGTGTTCGGTTGGGTCTCGAACTCGCGACTCTCAGCAGGCCCGAGATCGCGGACAGTCACGAGTGTCGCACTGAGATACGCGTCGTTCGTCCCGTAGAAGACCAGCTCGATATCGACGACATCGATCGCTCGGTCGCTGACGTTCGTTATCGTTCCGGAAACGAGCAGCGAGCCATCGGTTGCCTGCTGTGCATCGGCCGTTATCTCGACATCACTCGGATCACGAGCAGTCGTCTCGTACTCGCCGTAATTCTCGTCGTACTCGTCACGATTGATTTGGGTAGCGTTCTCGTCAGGATGCTGCTGGCGGTCCGTGTTGTCCTCATCGATCGTCTCGTTCGCGTTCTTTCGCTCACTATCGGTGTCGCTCGTATTGTCACTCTCAGCAGTATCCTCAGCAGTCGTGTTTTCCTGTGATTCAGTATCAGTACCACCGGTGGGACGATCCGCGTCATCATCGTCTTCCCACCAGCGGGTCTCGATACACCCGGAAAGAGAAGCCACCGTTCCCATACTCCCAAGAAATTTCACGAAGTGTCGTCGTGAGATCATTGTATCTCGAGTTTGTGGATCGTTTACTATCGAGTCCGTTCTCTCGTCTCGTTAGTCGACCCCAACGCCAATTCCCAGAAGGAGAAACAGCCAGTAGAACACGAACAACCCGAAATTACGAATGCTGAATCGAGGCAGTTCATCACCCGCGCCTAAGAACAGCACTCCGCCAGCGGTGGCCAGGAAGAAGGCTGCAAGGAGCCCCCACTGACCGACGACGAAGATAGCAAGGACGACCGTTCCAAGCCCGATCACTTTCGCGGCACCGGCATTCGTTGAACTCAGAAATCCCATTACTGTCCTAGTTCTAATAATACTCTAATATTAATCTTTGGATGAGATAGAGCGAGAAACGAGGCTACAAACCGAATGGATCGCGAGTTATCAATCCGATTCCTGTTCCCGTCGGAGACAGCGCTGGGCATGCAGCAACATTCCGCGCCACGTAAACCCGTTCGTCTCTTTCGTCTCCGAGAGTTCCTCGTACTGCTCAAGTGGAACTTCGATCAGAATGGATTTCATTTCGTCCTCGTCGGAAGCGTCCGCTTGGCCACCATCCGGGAGAACTGTCGTCTCGTCGTCGAGGTGTGTTTGATATTTGGATTTCATTGTATCAAAAGTGCGTGTAGGTTCGACACCAGAGCTCTGCAGAGCCATTCGTTCGTGGCCCTATTAGTCTTAGCAAAGATTTATCACTGCTGGCTATTGTACTAGACTTATAGAAAACTAATACTGATGCAATAGTGAACGAGGACGAATAGCGATCCCTAACTAGAGTATTCCCACACGAAACACAAACTTCAAAATTCCATGTCATCGACAGGCGATACCCCTCCCGAAGACGAGTCGATAGACGACCAACCACCTCTACACCCACTCATCGCACGCCTGATGAACGTGTTCCAGAACCCAACACGGGTTCCAACAGCGTATCTCGCGGCAGGAACCGCCATCGGTCTGCTCGTCATCATCGCGAGCACACCCGCTGCAGCCCAAGAGTTCTGCGATGATCCCGCCGGGCAATTGCTGATCTCGATCGAGACGATGCTAATCAACTACGGGACGATGCTGTTGTTTCTCGCCTTCCTGATCGGCGTCGCGATGTGGGCGCTCACGCCCATCTTTGCCGGTCAAAGCGCGATCGGGCTGGGGATGATCCTGCTGTCGTTCGGGGCAGCGATCGCCTTGGTCGTCGGCACCCAGTTCTTCGGAATGACGTTCGAGATCGCCGGCGCCGGTGGTCAGAGTTGTTCGACCGTTCTCAACTAACCACAGTCTATCGAACCTCGCGATTCGCTACCCGGACTAATCGCCTATGGATCTCCCACTGAACCCGCGTCGCCTCGTCGTACTCGTTCTCGTCATGGGCCTTGCCATGACCTCGATAGCTGGCCCTGTCGCTGCTGCTTCAGAGACGACTGCTACGCTCGATACTGACGGAATCGTTCTTCAGACCGACGCAAGTGATCTCACCGACGACAACGAGAGTGACAGTGCAACTTCCAACGGAGAAAACAATGAGTCGACTGTCACTGCAGAGGACCTAGAAGAGCTCCCGATCGATGTCGACGAAGACGAGGTCAATCTCGAGGAGATCAACAGCGAATCCGAGAACAACACGACGAACACCACCAATGGAACTAGCGCCGAGAACGGGGGCGGCACACCGCAAATCGGTGGCGGTGGTGGAACGGGTAGTATCGGCCCAAGTCTCTCACCCGAAGAAAACGCCAAGGATCTCGCCGAATGGCTCCGAGGTCACCTTCGCGGAGCGACCGTCTACCTCGTCGATGAGGTGATTAACGACATGCTCGGGACGCCTACGCCCGAGAATGACGGGTGGCACGGCATCCTCGGTCAGCCCGTTGGAGACACCTACAGCGACCTCTACGAGGAGGTCTATATGCAGATGATCCTGCCACCGGCGTTCCAGTTCATGATCATCGGGTTCATCTTCTTCACCCTCTTTGTCGTGCCGTTTTCGCCGATGACCGGCCAGCGTGTCTGGTCGGTGTTGCTCGCGA
It includes:
- the ddh gene encoding D-2-hydroxyacid dehydrogenase translates to MSMEISSIAVDESVSTVFPPEQLRDALVDIVDVMIIDAGVDSLEPYDAVVTMAYHDSYLEGVYWIHSIQAGVDRFPFDELREHEVILTNSSGIHGSAVGETVAGYMLSFARRLLPAVKSQTQREWSPPTWDDAYTLADERCCIVGLGTLGRGIVKQASALGLDVIGVRRSGESLNGVRTVYTPDDLHTAIRESKFVVLAVPLVDETHHLMSTEEFAAMRDDAILINVARGPVVDQDALVDALEAGIIGGAALDVFEAEPLPKDSPLWDFEEVLITPHCAGFTEDYYRNVADLVRENLVHIDAGEELINKIV
- a CDS encoding twin-arginine translocation signal domain-containing protein, which produces MSLDRRQFLKQTAATAAGGILASSAGCLQLLGLSGSTTGLRGGPTFQDVRREDADVVVESAADLEAEVTRGGGRVIWIPSDTAIDLSGRNFTLRHATIASDRSDDSSGALLATSDRGRGSPAMSNALFTLEEGGRLTGVTIRGPHWNYTASPVIPGYIPFAPGETRDEREQWRSEWYARGVSMQADSSQFDNCELWGFSTGIMVGSRESPASPSILYSALHNCMMTSAGYPIDINRGTPTIYRCAFDAYRHAICGYGTADAGYLAIECDFGPHASSHPIDMHRIGENESGTTDQSALRWQWCAGGTMLVRNSIIRPTRVVDQRHHNGTNAGPYEPDLYINHNRGGFTPHVLIRGAPVDGIYLEGNQCAHPDAETGIDQSSFPGRQRMNEFGWHNIFTRQNQWNVPFSQ
- a CDS encoding FxLYD domain-containing protein, encoding MGTVASLSGCIETRWWEDDDDADRPTGGTDTESQENTTAEDTAESDNTSDTDSERKNANETIDEDNTDRQQHPDENATQINRDEYDENYGEYETTARDPSDVEITADAQQATDGSLLVSGTITNVSDRAIDVVDIELVFYGTNDAYLSATLVTVRDLGPAESREFETQPNTGTIARDLERIEVNRTVYDVTD
- a CDS encoding protoglobin domain-containing protein; this translates as MSNDQIPGYTMGEDSVQEASISMEEFEQLKQSVMFTEEDEEYLQEAGDILESQIDDILDVWYGFVADHDFLVYYFSQPDGEPIDEYLDRVRDRFGQWIRDTCDTPYDEAWLDYQFEIARRHHRTKKNQTDDVDAVPNIDLRYVIAFIYPITATIREFLDDGEHDSDKVDAMYHAWFKSVVLQVTLWSYPYVHDGDW